The Nitrospirota bacterium genome contains the following window.
CAACAGCAGATCCTGCATTGAATCCAAACCAGCCGAACCAGAGAAGACCCGCGCCAGTTACAACCAGGGTCAGGTTGCTCGGTTTAAGAGATGCCTCACGTCTTTTGCCGAGAACCAGTGCACCGATGAGGGCAGCAATACCCGCATTGATATGGACAACTGTCCCCCCTGCAAAATCGAGCGCACCTAATTTTGCAAGGAACCCCCCTCCCCATACCCAGTGGGCAACAGGCACATATACTAAAGTCATCCAGAGTATTGTGAACAATACCCACGCAGAAAATTTAATCCTTTCGATGAATGCACCGCTTGCAAGTGCAACAGTTATAGCAGCGAAAGTCATCTGGAATACAATAAATATGTATTCCGGAACCGTCATTGAAAGGCTGCCAACTCCTACACCTGATAGTAAAATTTTCTCGGGAGCTCCGATGATACCTCTGATATCAGAACCGAATGTAAAAGTGTACCCATAAAAGACCCATAAAAAACTAACTATGCAGTATGATACAAAAGACATAGCCATAGTATTGAGTGTATCCTTCTTTTTAGCCAGACCACCATAAAATAGTGCCAGTCCCGGAAGTGTCATTAGCATAACAAATGCTGTGGCTACAATCATCCACGCAGTGTCCCCTGTATCAATCTTCGGTGTTTCTTCAACTGCTGTTACAGCTTCCGGTAAAGGAGCAGACTGAGCAGGCTTTGCCTGCTCAGCTGCTGGAAGGTGTGGAGGGTTAACCAAGTCTTCAGCAAAGGCCCATCCGCTTATAAGAGTCAGCGCTAATATTGTTAATGCAATTATATTTTTCATCCTATGCTCCTTTAAAAGCTCAGAGTTATATTGATGCCACCGTATAAGATGTCTTTGTCTTTATCATCGCTATAGCTCTCTATCGCATCCTCTGAGTTATTGCTTATAGGGAATGTATAAGCGATCTTCGGTGTAATCATAATTGCTTTCCAGACAGGTATATTCATTGAAGATGAAAGTTCGGCATTATAAAAATTATTGAAATCATCTCCATTTTCATCATATCCCATGACCTTGTTGTTTATGTTATAGCTTGCAGACGCTCCAAAATTAAGAGATACTCCTTTCAGGACTTCTACAGAATGCCCGATTGATGCTATAATGAAAGCGCCCTGGCCTTCATCAAAGTCGTAATATAAAATCACCGACGGTTTTAATAATGTGTCATAGCTTGCGGATAAATATAGCTCTTGTGTGTCATTGGTGCCGCTTAAGGCGTAATAGATATAGCCAGTTCCGAAAATCCACTTATCGATTGATCTTGTGTAGCTCAAAGTAAAGTCGGTTTCTGAAAACTCACCATGTTCATCTCCTTCATCAATTTTCGAATCGGAATCATAATTGGTCCAGATATTTACTCCAAAGACCCCATAAGTAATTCCGACCGAGGGCTGAACTACCCAGCTATTGCTCAACTTCTGTCCTCTCCATACATAATTGCTCATGACATCTACTGAGGCGCTTCCTGATGTTTTGATATCTTTAGCACAAATACTTCCTGCCATCATTACAGTGATCATTAATGCCAGAATTAAAATTTTTAAAATTTTCATCTTATCCTCCTTGATAGTTTTTTAACTTCAACTTTTTAACTTTTAACCTTGAACTCCTCCTTTCTGATATTGTATTTTTTGACCTTGTATGCAATCATCCTTTCAGTTATTCCTAATTTCTTTGCAGCCCTTGACATGACCCATTTGCATTCCAGTAATGCATTTAATATTTCTTCCTTCTCGATTTCTTTCAATCTTTCAGTTAGTGACCCCATTTTGTTGTCTGTAATCTATTACCAAAAACATGCCAATTCTAACTTATTGATTTTTATAGGAATATAAAGATAAGGTATGCTACAAATTTGTAATTATCTACAATTTTGTATGTCAGGAGAGATATTTTTATCTCAAACTAAGGAGTAACATTAGGTTAACCCGAATAATGCAGACATTGCTCAAAAATTTCTTTAACTCGAAAATAAATTTTTTCACAACATATGCATTATTCATTTGCATTTTTCTATAACATGTTACAATGCCGAGGGAATCCCATGCTATGAATAAGAGTTTTTTCTGCTATGTAAATCCTATTATTGCAGTGGTTGTCATAGCAATAGCAGAGAGTGCAGATAATATGGTTAAAATTTACTTGTGATAAATATATTTCCAACAAACGTCTGTCCCAATTCTGTTATTTCGGCTATTATATCTCCATATTTTGAAAGTCTTGTGCGTGAAAAAAGTATGACTGAAGTGCAAACAATAAACCCAAGCCACGGCAACATCAATCAGCACCTTTAAAAAATTGCAATGCGGTGTTCATGCTCTTTCTCTCTCCGGTAAAAAGTATGTAATCATGGTCTTTGAGCAGAAAGTCGGGCTCGGGATTCGTAAACACATTCTTTTCTCTCTTTACTGCAATAATTGTGACACCAGTCTTTCTACGAACCTGTAATTCTTTTATTGTTTTTTCACTAAGATGAGAGCCCTCTGGAATCCTGAAACCGTCTATCTCAATCTCAGGAAGCCACTCATACTTTTCAAAGAGATGCCTTCTGGGAACTTCTATATCCCTAAGGGCGGTATAACTATTACTCCTTACTTTTTCGATCATATCAAGTATGATATTTCTCGGGAAACTGTATCTGTGCAGAACTCTTGAGAATATTTCGATAGAAGTCTCAAATTCTTCAGGTATAACTTCATTAGCTCCCAGCTCTTTCAAATCTTCCACTTCTGCCACATAACGGGTTCTTACAATTATATAGATATCAGGATTTTCCTGTCTGGCGATAGAGATAATCCTCCTTGTAGAAACAGGATCTGATATGGCTACTACAAGTAGACGTGCCCTTTTAATTCCGAGTCTTCGAAGAATTGCCTGACTTGTTCCGTCCCCGTAGAAGATTGGTTCTCCTTTCTTTTTCATATCCCTTACCGTATCGCTGTTCATTTCGAGTACCACATAGGGTATTTCAGCCTCTTTTAATACCTTTGCAAGATTTTTCCCATTCAGCCCAAAACCGATGATGATTACATGATCATGTTTTCTTTTCGGAATCCCTTCATGTTCGTAAGTTTTTTGGAATTTGATGATTTTTCCGAAGATACTTTTCGTTGACACCCAGTCTGAAACAGATGGAGCAATTTGAAGAACGAACGGAGTTGCTATCATGGTGATAACAGATGATGAGAGAAAAATTTGATAAAGCTCATCAGTTATAAGCCCTGAGGCTTTGCCTGCAACAGCAAGGACAAAAGAAAATTCTCCTATCTGTGAAATACCAAGCCCTGTGTAAAGGGAGGTTCTGAAAGGCTTTCCGATAAAAAGTGATGCGGCCGTGCCTGTTATTATTTTTAAACCTGATATGAACAGAACAACCGAGACTATATTCATAGCGTTATTAAAAACAAATCCGGTGTTCATCAACATGCCGATTGAGACAAAAAACAGACCCATGAAGCTGTCCTTAAACGGCAGGATATCTGATATTGCCTGATGGGAATACTCTGATTCGGATATGATAATGCCCGCAAGAAAGGCGCCGAGAGCAAGGGAAAGACCGAATTTCGAAGTAATAAGTGCAATGCCGAGGCAGATAAGAATGATTGTGGTTAAAAATAGTTCCCTGCTCCTTGCACGTACGACCTGGTGGAGTAAAGCTGGAACTATCCATCTTGCGCCAAAAAGTACAATGCCTATAATCAATACTGCTTTGCCTATTTTTATTGATATATCCAGAAAATCAATTTTATCCCCAGAGAGTACAGGGATAAGCATCATGAGTGGGACAATACAGAGGTCCTGAAAAATTAGTATGCCTACCATTGTTTGACCATGAGGAGAATCTATTTCCCCTTTTTCTGCCAGTAACTTTAAAACTATTGCCGTGCTGCTCAGGGCGTAAAGAAAGCCGAAGAAAATGGATTTGTTTACGTCCCTTATTGCCAAATATGTAATAAAGGCTGATATCAATATTGTAAGGAGTACCTGTGTCCCACCACCGCCTATAACAGCTTTCTTGATCTTGAAGAGTTTTGTCATGGAAAACTCAATGCCGATTGTAAAGAGAAGAAGAATAACCCCAATCTCTGCAAGTATCTCAATTGAATGTGTGTCTTTTACGATTCCCAGACCGTAAGGACCGATAATAACACCAGCAACAATAAACCCGACAAGTGAAGGGACCTTCAACTTATATAGAAGCAGTATAACTACTGCAGAGGCAATAAATATAACTTCGAGAGATTTTAAAAAATCGTATTCCATGAATCCTGTAAAATTAAAATATCAAATATTACGTTTATTCTTTATTCTGTTATTGTCCGTCCATGAGAGGTAAAAGACAGACCTGCTCTTGAACCGTATATCAGCGCTTCCACAATAGGTTGGTTGACTTTTTTATCTGCTCTCCAATTTACAATGAAATTAGCGCCAGGCCCCCCTCTTTTGTCATATTCCTTAAGATAAATGAACGTATGATGGAACGGTTTAAGGCTTATAGGACTTTTGATATAGCTCTCGATGAATTGACCATTTGAGTCATAATAATCGGCCTTTAGAATTGTGATAGAATTTTTTGGATCAATGTTGTGTATGCTCAATAATGTGGCAAGTTGATGTGGAACAGCCTTAGGTCCAGCATATATATTCGAATAAATAGGGATATAAATAGTTCCACCGGATGAAAGTTCCTTATCGTTATCAGCCTGTGCTGATAATGGTAAATATAGTGTAATAAGAGTAACAATATATAACAACATCTTACATTTATTTAAACCCAAACCATTCATAACACTTTCCTCCTTAAGTAATTTTTATTGTTTATCTTATTTTCTTTTTATTTCTCCTGTACCATTTATCTACTTCGACTATTATAATCACTGTAATAGATACTATTAGTATGTTAATCCATTCATTTAATGCAATCAGTTCTGTCCTGAATACCCATTGAAGTGCAGGCACATAAATCACCGAAAGTTGAGCGAGGAATGCTGTTATCATACTGTAAAAAAGGAAGGGGTTGCTTAGAGGATTAATATGGAATATGGATTTTAATTCTGAACGGCTGTTCCATGCCTGGAAGAACTGGCAAAAAACCATGGTTGTTACTGCAACGGTTCTCGCTTTTTCAAGGGTCTCACCTGCGTTCAACTCGTTTATAAAGTTATAAATTACACCGGCAGAAATGATAAAGGCTACAAGTATTGTCCTATCAATCAGTATCCTTGACATTATTCCCTCTTTCGGATTTCTTGGAGGTCTTTCAATAATGTCTTTTTCTCCTGGCTCGAATGCAAGAGCAACGTCCTGCAGGCCGTTTGTTACAAGGTTTATCCAGAGAAGCTGAGCTGGCACATAAGGTATTGGAAGACCTAAGATAATAGTTCCGAGTATAGAGAGAATTGCAGCAATACCTGTAGGAATAAGAAAAAATGTCACTTTACGGATGTTGTCAAAGACGATTCTACCTTCTTTTACGGCATTGAAAATACTTGTAAAATTATCGTCTGTTAATATCATATCCGCAGCTTCTTTTGCCACATCGGTGCCACTTCGACCCATCGCAATTCCTATGTGTGCAGCTTTCAGGGCCGGGGCATCATTTACACCATCACCTGTAACAGCCACGATCTCGCCATGCCTTTTTGATTGCTGGACTATTCTTAATTTATGCTGCGGAGAAACCCTTGCAAAAACCTGAATATCCCTAACTTTTTCGAAAAGCTCATCATCACTCATACCTTCTATTTCTTTCCCCGTTAAAACCTTTGTCGCTTCAGTTGTAATACCAAGCATCTTTGCTATAGCTGATGCAGTGGTTGCATGGTCACCTGTTATCATAGCAACCCTTATGCCTGCCTTTTTACACCCATTAATAGCCTCTATTACTTCAGGTCGCGGTGGATCTATCATCCCCTGAATGCCGGCAAAAATAAGATGTCCTTCGACATCGTGGTGAGTTATTTCTTCAGTATGAGGAGGGACCTCTTTATAAGCCATACCAAGAACCCGCATTCCTTCCTTTGCAAAAAGATGGGCATAGTTTAATATTTCTTTTATTCTCAATCCTTCCCCTGTCATACATTTTGTGCACATCTCTAATATTTTCTCTGGGGCACCTTTTACAAAGATAAATTTTTTAGTACCATGTCTGTGAAGAGTCGCCATGTATCTTCGTTCCGATTCAAACGGAATTATTGCTGTTTGAGGATAATGCTCTCTTTCTTCCTCAGGGTTAAGCCCTGCTTTTATTGCAGATACTATCAAAGCTCCCTCTGTAGGGTCTCCGTCAATCTTAAACTGTCCATTCTCTTCATAAAGATTTGCTTCATTGCAGAGTAACCCTATCCTGAAAATCATCTGAAGATTTTTTAGAACCCTAGCTTCGATAGTTTCCCATGCAAGCAGTATTTCCCCCTTTGGTTCGTAACCTGTACCCGTAATCCTGTATGCATGCTCGCCGTCAAAAATAACCTTCACTGTCATCTCGTTCTTCGTGAGGGTGCCGGTCTTGTCAGAGCCTATGACAGTTGTGCTTCCGAGTGTTTCAACTGCGTGGAGCCTCCTGATGATAGCATTTTGCCGTGCCATCCTTGCTACACCTACTGCAAGGGCAATGGTTACTACTATTGGGAGCCCTTCGGGTATTGTTGCCACAGCAGCGGCAACAGCGGTCATAAACATGTCTTTAATGCTTTCACCAATAAGCAGACCTGCAACAAAAAGAAATGCAGAAGCAATGACAACAATAAGGCCGATTGCTTTTGCGAAGTTATGTATCTTTTCCTGCAATGGTGCCTTGACAACACCGATTTCTTTGACCTCACGGGCGATACCACCAAGGATAGTCTTACCTCCGGTCTCCACGACGATGCCTTTTGCCCTTCCGCTAACAACTATTGTCCCCATGAAAGCCATATTTTTCTGATCACCTGGAGTCAGGTTGTCCTGTTTTATAGGTGTGGTGATCTTTACTACAGGTATTGATTCCCCTGTAAGCATTGCCTCATCCACATTTAATTCAATTGTATGAATAAGGCGAATATCAGCAGGAACCTTAGTGCCTGAGGCAAGTAAAACGAGATCCCCTGGAACTAAATCTTCGCTATTTATCTCTTTTTCTCTTCCCTCCCTGATTACCCTTGCCTTCGGGACAACCATTTTTTTCAATGCCCTGACACTTTCTTCTGCTTTATATTCTTGAATAAAACCAATAATTGCATTGAGCACAACAACTGCGAAAATGACGCCTGAATCAATGTATTCTCCGAGCAATATTGCGACTATTCCTGCGATAAGGAGGATATAAATAAGAGGACTGGTAAATTGATGTATGAATATTTTAAATTTATCTATCTTTGCTTCCTCGGCAAGCCTGTTCAAACCGTGTTTTAACAGACGCTCTTTAGCCTCCGATTCAGTCAATCCATTTTCTTCGGACTTAAGTTTTTCAAAAATTTCTTTTACGCTGAGTTGATACCAGTTCATATGTTGTCTCTCATATTTATAAATGCTGGGTGATCCGCCTGTATCTAATTAAACCCAAATAATGCAGATATTGCTTCTACGTTAGTTTAAAGGTGACTTATCTCATCTTTATTTTCTTCACCCTTTAGTTTTTTCTCAAGATAATCTTTTGCTATATCCCTTCCACCAAGTCCGAATGCAATCGCAAGTGCAAGTACCACACCTCCAAAAATTATTGCAAATGCTATGATAATTGTCTCTCTGCCTATGCCAAGTTGCTCAAGTGCCATGGTCAAAGCAAGAAGAAAAATAATCAATTTAACGACTCTACCAACTAAACCTGAAACCCTAAGACCCGCATTTACCGAAGCTATCAGAGCAGCACGGCCTATAAAGTTGCCCAGTAAATAACCAACAAAGAGAATAATTGCTGCAACAAAAATATTTGGCACATAGAGGAAAAAGCTTTCGAGTATTCGTTCAATGGCGGGAACATTAAGAGTGCGAAGTGCAACAATAGAAAAAATAACTATTGTCAACCATCCTATTAATTTTGAAATGATTACTGACACAGGCTCTTTTATCCCACCTTTTTTAAGCATCTCGACAAAACCATATCTTTCAGAAAAACTATCCATTTTTACTGTGTTGAAAAATCTTAAAAAAATTTTTTTAAAAATAAGCCCCAATACTATACCTATGCTAAATATGAATAAGGAAGTAAGTATGTCCGGTAAAAATTGAATAAGTCTATTTAGAAATCTCTCTATCGGGACGACTATTACTTTATCTAAAAGGTCTTTCATGAAATACCCCCTTTCTTACTACCAATTTGTTAGCTGAAAACTTTTCTTTTTCTCAAAAGTCAAACATAATTTTTCTATCTTCTCCTCAACCTCTGTGGCTGTGCTATCCCATGCCTCTATTACAAACGAAGCAATTTTACCGATATATAAAGGTGTAAGTGATTTTAATAGATGCTCTTTGTTCATAATTTTCTTATGAAAAGCAATGGCAAAATTGTAAATTATATCTACCCAGATTTCATCAGACAAGCAAAAGTCCTTTTCTGATAGTGTAGCTGCTTTATTAAGAAAATCCAATATTTCGGTCGGGAGAAATTTCTTCCATAAATCTGTTAACTCTCTAACACCCAGTCTGAATTTTTCGATCATTCTCTCGAGGTTAACAGAAACTGGTTCTAACCCTACATCATATCTGAATCCAAAGGTTGGAAGAGGCTCTGATCCCACAACTTGTTTCCAGACTTCTGAATAAGTCTCCATTAGATCTAAAGTCGCTCCTACAACTTGAAATAACATTGAGCTCAAATCAGCAGATGGATCTTTTGGGTCGTGGATCTTTGCACCGAGAAAAGACTGACATATCCTGAAGTTATTTGCTATCGCGGTGGTTGTCATCCATATATCAATCCCGTATTTTGCTACATCCGTTTCCCAGACTTCCTTTGAAAGGTAGAACCTTGCCAATTCTCCTGAAAAACCAAAATCACCGCCTATAGGTTGTCTAACCCGCTTTCCATATAATGCCCTTGTTAGGGGATAAATTATACTATTTGTGATTGTACCGTCATACTTGTGTCTATAATAGAGGGGTGCAACATAATCGAAGTTACCTTCGAACACAGGTTTAATCAAAAGTTCAATCCACTCGGGGGTTATACTTCTGAGATCAGAATCCACAACCGCACAGGCTTTTACTTCAAGAGTGCTGGCTATCTCAAATATTGTCCTAAAAGCACTTCCCTTGCCTGGAATGCCATGATAAGGAGTAGTTATTTTAAAAACAGGTTCAACTCTATGATGTAAAAGCACTGATTGAAGATCTTCGATTTTTGTGTTTTTTACAATATCCATTGTCCCATCAGTTGAACCTCCATCCGAATTCACAAGAACCGCTTTCCTATCAGGGAAATATTTCATCAGACCTGCCTGCACTGCTTTTACAACATGACCAATAGTGCGTGCGTTATTGTAACTCGGTATCCCTACAAGTAGGTCAGCACTCTTAATTTTTTCGATTTCTTCGCTAACCTCTTTTCTGAAAATAACACTTTCCATAATTAATCATAAACCCTTTCCATTATGGCCACAGGAAAATGCATAAATACCTCCGACAGATGTAAGCTAATTGCATTTTCATAATTTTTAGCGGATACAATTTCACCTGTAAATATATTGTAATACTTAACATTTTCCTTAGCGAACGGAACTATTACGAATGTGTCTTTCCAGATTATCTCACCTAATGGAGGTTCCTCTTTAACCAATCTTGTAAAATATCTTGGCACGACAATTATTATTTCTTTATTTTTCAGCCTTCGAGCAAAAGAACAAACATT
Protein-coding sequences here:
- a CDS encoding ammonium transporter encodes the protein MKNIIALTILALTLISGWAFAEDLVNPPHLPAAEQAKPAQSAPLPEAVTAVEETPKIDTGDTAWMIVATAFVMLMTLPGLALFYGGLAKKKDTLNTMAMSFVSYCIVSFLWVFYGYTFTFGSDIRGIIGAPEKILLSGVGVGSLSMTVPEYIFIVFQMTFAAITVALASGAFIERIKFSAWVLFTILWMTLVYVPVAHWVWGGGFLAKLGALDFAGGTVVHINAGIAALIGALVLGKRREASLKPSNLTLVVTGAGLLWFGWFGFNAGSAVAANGIAGIAFINTNTATALASISWMLTEWIHAKKPTVLGLASGAVAGLVSITPAAGFVNIKGAIIIGILAGMVPYFAVASIKPKLGYDDSLDAFGIHGVGGILGALLTGIFADPSVNELGAGLLYGNPIQFLKQFIAVVITIIYSGVITLLIFGIIKITVGIRVDLEHEITGLDESQHGEKAYSL
- a CDS encoding DUF3124 domain-containing protein, which gives rise to MLLYIVTLITLYLPLSAQADNDKELSSGGTIYIPIYSNIYAGPKAVPHQLATLLSIHNIDPKNSITILKADYYDSNGQFIESYIKSPISLKPFHHTFIYLKEYDKRGGPGANFIVNWRADKKVNQPIVEALIYGSRAGLSFTSHGRTITE
- a CDS encoding HAD-IC family P-type ATPase; translation: MNWYQLSVKEIFEKLKSEENGLTESEAKERLLKHGLNRLAEEAKIDKFKIFIHQFTSPLIYILLIAGIVAILLGEYIDSGVIFAVVVLNAIIGFIQEYKAEESVRALKKMVVPKARVIREGREKEINSEDLVPGDLVLLASGTKVPADIRLIHTIELNVDEAMLTGESIPVVKITTPIKQDNLTPGDQKNMAFMGTIVVSGRAKGIVVETGGKTILGGIAREVKEIGVVKAPLQEKIHNFAKAIGLIVVIASAFLFVAGLLIGESIKDMFMTAVAAAVATIPEGLPIVVTIALAVGVARMARQNAIIRRLHAVETLGSTTVIGSDKTGTLTKNEMTVKVIFDGEHAYRITGTGYEPKGEILLAWETIEARVLKNLQMIFRIGLLCNEANLYEENGQFKIDGDPTEGALIVSAIKAGLNPEEEREHYPQTAIIPFESERRYMATLHRHGTKKFIFVKGAPEKILEMCTKCMTGEGLRIKEILNYAHLFAKEGMRVLGMAYKEVPPHTEEITHHDVEGHLIFAGIQGMIDPPRPEVIEAINGCKKAGIRVAMITGDHATTASAIAKMLGITTEATKVLTGKEIEGMSDDELFEKVRDIQVFARVSPQHKLRIVQQSKRHGEIVAVTGDGVNDAPALKAAHIGIAMGRSGTDVAKEAADMILTDDNFTSIFNAVKEGRIVFDNIRKVTFFLIPTGIAAILSILGTIILGLPIPYVPAQLLWINLVTNGLQDVALAFEPGEKDIIERPPRNPKEGIMSRILIDRTILVAFIISAGVIYNFINELNAGETLEKARTVAVTTMVFCQFFQAWNSRSELKSIFHINPLSNPFLFYSMITAFLAQLSVIYVPALQWVFRTELIALNEWINILIVSITVIIIVEVDKWYRRNKKKIR
- a CDS encoding glycosyltransferase — translated: MESVIFRKEVSEEIEKIKSADLLVGIPSYNNARTIGHVVKAVQAGLMKYFPDRKAVLVNSDGGSTDGTMDIVKNTKIEDLQSVLLHHRVEPVFKITTPYHGIPGKGSAFRTIFEIASTLEVKACAVVDSDLRSITPEWIELLIKPVFEGNFDYVAPLYYRHKYDGTITNSIIYPLTRALYGKRVRQPIGGDFGFSGELARFYLSKEVWETDVAKYGIDIWMTTTAIANNFRICQSFLGAKIHDPKDPSADLSSMLFQVVGATLDLMETYSEVWKQVVGSEPLPTFGFRYDVGLEPVSVNLERMIEKFRLGVRELTDLWKKFLPTEILDFLNKAATLSEKDFCLSDEIWVDIIYNFAIAFHKKIMNKEHLLKSLTPLYIGKIASFVIEAWDSTATEVEEKIEKLCLTFEKKKSFQLTNW
- a CDS encoding cation:proton antiporter, producing MEYDFLKSLEVIFIASAVVILLLYKLKVPSLVGFIVAGVIIGPYGLGIVKDTHSIEILAEIGVILLLFTIGIEFSMTKLFKIKKAVIGGGGTQVLLTILISAFITYLAIRDVNKSIFFGFLYALSSTAIVLKLLAEKGEIDSPHGQTMVGILIFQDLCIVPLMMLIPVLSGDKIDFLDISIKIGKAVLIIGIVLFGARWIVPALLHQVVRARSRELFLTTIILICLGIALITSKFGLSLALGAFLAGIIISESEYSHQAISDILPFKDSFMGLFFVSIGMLMNTGFVFNNAMNIVSVVLFISGLKIITGTAASLFIGKPFRTSLYTGLGISQIGEFSFVLAVAGKASGLITDELYQIFLSSSVITMIATPFVLQIAPSVSDWVSTKSIFGKIIKFQKTYEHEGIPKRKHDHVIIIGFGLNGKNLAKVLKEAEIPYVVLEMNSDTVRDMKKKGEPIFYGDGTSQAILRRLGIKRARLLVVAISDPVSTRRIISIARQENPDIYIIVRTRYVAEVEDLKELGANEVIPEEFETSIEIFSRVLHRYSFPRNIILDMIEKVRSNSYTALRDIEVPRRHLFEKYEWLPEIEIDGFRIPEGSHLSEKTIKELQVRRKTGVTIIAVKREKNVFTNPEPDFLLKDHDYILFTGERKSMNTALQFFKGAD